The sequence CAACGTGAATGTATCGAATGCATTGGCCATGATTCCTCCGATATATGGTCGGGTTGTAATCGAATTCGCGGGCGTGCGCTCCTGCAGGCGGAGCGGAAAGACGCCCAACCCCGTTATGGTAGGTCCTCACAGCGGCCTTGTCACGGCCAACGCGTAAAAAACAGAGGGGCTGGCGGACGACTCACGCCACGGGCAAGAGTATGGAAATGTCCGTTACGTCTTCCTCGTCCGAAGTTTCGAGGTGCAGGCCGTATCCCATGGCGTCTGCCATGAGCTTGGAGGAGTACGTACCCAGCCCGGTGCCGCGCTTCTTGCCCCAGGTCTTGTACTTCTCGAAGAACTGGCCGCGGATTTCCGCCGGGACCGCCCCCCGGTTGCGGATGCGAATGACCCGGCACGGCATCCCTTCGAAACAGACGTCCACGGTGCCGCCCACGGGCGATGCGTCCACGGCGTTGATCACGAAGTTGGAAAGCATGTGATAGAGCAGGTCCTTGTCCGACGGGATAAGGCAATCCTCCCCACAATGCGCCTGGTCACTGTCCAGACTCAGGGTGACATTCTTGGCTCTGGCCGGGGCGGCATGGTCGTTGAGCACGGTTTGGATGACCTCGGCGGCATCGACTTCGACCGGAGTGTATTCGTAAACCCCGGTCTCCATCTTGAACAGGTCCAGAGAGTGGTCCACCATGTCCAGAATCCGGTACCCGGTGCTCTCCACGAGCCGCACCAGTTCGATCTGCTGCTCGGACAGATTCCCCTCGTCCAACAGCAGCTGCGGGATGCCGATGATCCCGTTGAGCGGGCTCTTGAGGTCGTGGCGCATGATCTGCTCCACGTCTTCCTTGAGTTCATCAAGCGCCTTGCGGTCGGTAATATCCTCGAACGTGGCCACGAAGTTGACCAGCACTCCCCGGCGGTCGGTCACGGGCGCGATCATTACCTGCTCCCAGACCAGATCCCCGCGCGTGGTGCGCCGGGCCAGATCCCCCTGCCACAGACGGCCTTCGCCCATGGCTTCACGGGCCTTGACCGCCTCGCGCGATTGCGGGCCGTCGCCAAGGAACAAGGCGATATCACGGCCCAAAGCATCCGAGCCGGTTATCTCCCGCCGCCCGAAGAACACGGGATTGCCGTATTCAATGATCCCGTCAGTGGAAATGATGGCTATGCCGATGGGGCTGCTTTCCACGGCCCGCTGAAGCTGCCTGAGTTCGAGTTCGTACAGCGTACGCTCAGTCACGTCCCGATCAACTCCCCGGTACCCGGCCACCCGGCCTTCGTCGTCGAGGATAGGCACGCTGCGCGTTTCCATGATGACCTCGCGCCCCTTGAGCCCCAGAAACGTGTTTTCTCGGTGCACCGGCGCGCCCTCCGCCAAGGCCTTGCGGTATGCCTCGTGCGCGGATTCGGCCTGGCTCGGAAGCATGAAATCGAACGGTCTCCTGCCGAGCATCTCCGCAGGAGCATAGCCCAGAATGGTCGGCGCCAAGGGGCTGACATAGGTGTACCGCAGTTCCGCGTCCACTTCCCAGATGAGATCGCGGGAACTCTCCACCAGTCCCCGGAACTTGGTCTCGGAATCCTGCAGGGCGCGAAAGAGTACCGAGTGCGGGGCGGTGATGCCCGTTCCCACCAAGGCCCGGTAAATGAAATAAAAGGAAAAGAGCTTTAAATAGTGGCCCACCAGATTCGAGAGGCCGTAGTTGCTGATGTAAAAGGTGAAGGCCAGCTCAGAGAGGACGGTGAACACCAGAGACCAGACCAGCCAGCGATAAACCACCGGGTCGAACCGTTCGCGCATGCGGAAGAGCAGCCAGCCTGCAACACCGAGGAACATGCAGATGATGTATTCGCTGATCTTCTTGAACGGGGTCAGCCCGGTCCCGTCCACAAAGCAGACCGGGAAGATCTTCCACCAGAAGATCGCGGCCACGACAACGACGGTCAACGCAAAGTAGCCGGAGAACACACGGACCGCGTTCACTGTCCGACTTTCCTTCATGAACCAGAAGGCAGCCACCAGGGAAATGCTTTCAATGTACCGCGTGGCGATCCACAACTGGTTGGCGTAGTAGTCGTAGTCCGTGAAGATGCCCATGCCCTTGTAGGACATGGTGTGCAACAGATCGAGAAAGGCGATGAACAGGTAGGCGATGGCCAGAAAGAGCAGGTAGTTGCTC is a genomic window of uncultured Pseudodesulfovibrio sp. containing:
- a CDS encoding MASE3 domain-containing protein; translation: MAAFILVGLYLSSLQNYLLFHTMVEMFSIVVGFGIFTIGWNSRNYIKSNYLLFLAIAYLFIAFLDLLHTMSYKGMGIFTDYDYYANQLWIATRYIESISLVAAFWFMKESRTVNAVRVFSGYFALTVVVVAAIFWWKIFPVCFVDGTGLTPFKKISEYIICMFLGVAGWLLFRMRERFDPVVYRWLVWSLVFTVLSELAFTFYISNYGLSNLVGHYLKLFSFYFIYRALVGTGITAPHSVLFRALQDSETKFRGLVESSRDLIWEVDAELRYTYVSPLAPTILGYAPAEMLGRRPFDFMLPSQAESAHEAYRKALAEGAPVHRENTFLGLKGREVIMETRSVPILDDEGRVAGYRGVDRDVTERTLYELELRQLQRAVESSPIGIAIISTDGIIEYGNPVFFGRREITGSDALGRDIALFLGDGPQSREAVKAREAMGEGRLWQGDLARRTTRGDLVWEQVMIAPVTDRRGVLVNFVATFEDITDRKALDELKEDVEQIMRHDLKSPLNGIIGIPQLLLDEGNLSEQQIELVRLVESTGYRILDMVDHSLDLFKMETGVYEYTPVEVDAAEVIQTVLNDHAAPARAKNVTLSLDSDQAHCGEDCLIPSDKDLLYHMLSNFVINAVDASPVGGTVDVCFEGMPCRVIRIRNRGAVPAEIRGQFFEKYKTWGKKRGTGLGTYSSKLMADAMGYGLHLETSDEEDVTDISILLPVA